A section of the Balearica regulorum gibbericeps isolate bBalReg1 chromosome 6, bBalReg1.pri, whole genome shotgun sequence genome encodes:
- the MARCHF7 gene encoding E3 ubiquitin-protein ligase MARCHF7 isoform X11, with the protein MESKPSRIPRRISVQASSSSLGSRTLTGSSLAGAYSARETSRRLESGYQSTSSSSHFTSGCYGESERTQGAYSRLHSQQRDSDSKRPKLSCTSTSSVRSNGLTAFSDSSWRYSRIPRSSSVMLGSLGTELVRERRELERRTDLSINNLVDHSYRNSDFSSSTYLQDRPASSYAEGARPKENSLSTLRLNASMNRQLPSDHQPSFFNRDSNVSSSRSSYSSRQRRNELESPQRSVQPTFSLTAIRDETPSSSGSERVLSSQRSLNEPAADSEGRRTTRQLLSRLASSMSSTFFSRRSSQDSLHTRSLGSEESTVVPRVQASTLSSSNGAATPEVPGLQTSEASQGFSFLRRRWGLSGVSQNHNSDSDGESYRPDSESRSTGSWLSSSLRNRCTPLFSRRRREGRDESARISTSDTTARSQHIFRRRESGEETSLEASDSPSRASVSRPPTPAVSGIPTATASPPDSAHSRRSSGILPGSLFRFAVPPTLGSSLSDNLMITVDIIPSGWNQSDGQEIGKSKVSPSRDPERLQKIKESLLLEDSEDEEGDLCRICQMPSASSDNLLIEPCKCTGSLQYVHQECMKKWLQSKINSGSSLEAVTTCELCKEKLHLNLEDFDIHELYRAHANEQADYEFISSGLYLVVLLHLCEQRFSDMLGTASEASTRVRFINLARTLQAHMEDIETSEDDSED; encoded by the exons tCTACATCTTCTTCCTCTCATTTTACATCTGGGTGTTATGGTGAGTCTGAGAGAACTCAGGGAGCATATTCAAGACTGCATAGCCAGCAGCGAGACAGTGATTCAAAGAGACCTAAGCTATCGTGTACATCTACCTCTTCTGTGAGAAGTAATGGCTTGACTGCCTTTTCAG attccTCTTGGAGGTACAGCAGGATTCCTAGATCTTCATCAGTGATGCTTGGCTCCCTTGGAACTGAGCTGGTGAGAGAGCGAAGAGAGTTAGAAAGAAGAACGGATCTGTCCATTAATAACCTGGTGGATCACAGCTACAGAAACAGTGACTTTTCGTCTTCAACAT ATCTTCAAGACAGGCCTGCCTCTTCGTATGCAGAGGGAGCAAGACCAAAAGAGAACTCGTTAAGCACTTTGAGGCTGAATGCATCCATGAACCGCCAGTTGCCTTCTGATCATCAGCCATCTTTTTTCAACAGAGACTCTAACGTGAGCTCTTCAAGATCCAGCTATTCTTCAAGACAAAGGAGAAACGAATTGGAATCTCCCCAGAGGAGCGTGCAGCCAACATTTTCTCTCACTGCCATTAGAGATGAAACTCCTTCCTCCAGTGGTTCTGAAAGGGTTTTATCTTCTCAGAGGTCATTGAATGAGCCTGCAGCTGACAGCGAAGGGAGGCGCACAACCAGACAGCTGCTGTCTCGTTTAGCATCTAGTATgtcatctacatttttttctcgAAGGTCTAGCCAAGACTCATTGCATACAAGATCGTTAGGCTCTGAAGAGTCAACAGTGGTCCCAAGAGTCCAAGCTTCTACTCTGTCAAGCAGTAATGGAGCTGCAACTCCAGAAGTTCCAGGACTTCAGACATCTGAAGCTTCTCAGGGATTTAGTTTTCTTAGACGAAGATGGGGTTTATCAGGAGTTTCACAAAATCATAACTCTGATTCAGATGGGGAAAGTTACAGACCAGACTCTGAAAGTAGGAGCACAGGTTCCTGGTTATCATCATCTTTGAGGAACAGATGTACACctcttttttccagaagaagaagagaaggaagagatgaaTCCGCAAGGATCTCTACCTCTGATACAACTGCTAGATCAcaacacattttcagaagaagagAGTCAGGTGAGGAGACCTCTCTTGAAGCATCAGATAGCCCTTCTCGGGCTTCTGTTAGCAGACCACCAACACCTGCAGTATCTGGTATTCCTACAGCTACTGCCTCCCCACCAGATTCAGCCCACAGTAGGAGAAGTTCTGGAATTCTGCCTGGTTCTCTCTTTCGCTTTGCAGTGCCTCCAACACTAGGAAGCAGTCTGTCTGACAATCTTATGATAACTGTAGATATTATTCCCTCTGGCTGGAATCAGTCTGATGGACAAGAAATTGGCAAGTCTAAAGTATCACCTTCAAGAGATCCAGAAAGACTCCAGAAAATTAAAGAGAG CCTGCTTTTAGAAGATTCTGAAGATGAAGAGGGTGACTTATGCAGAATCTGTCAGATGCCCTCTGCAAGTTCTGACAACCTTTTAATAGAGCCATGCAAATGCACTGGAAGTCTGCAGTATGTTCACCAGGAGTGCATGAAAAAATGGCTCCAGTCCAAGATTAATTCAG GTTCTTCTTTGGAAGCAGTAACAACTTGTGAACTGTGCAAGGAGAAGTTGCATCTGAACCTGGAAGACTTTGACATTCATGAACTCTATAGGGCACATGCAAATGAACAA GCAGACTATGAATTTATCAGCTCTGGTCTCTACCTTGTAGTATTGTTACACTTATGTGAGCAGCGCTTTTCTGATATGCTAGGAACTGCAAGTGAGGCCAGCACACGTGTGAGA TTTATTAACCTTGCAAGAACTCTTCAGGCACATATGGAAGATATTGAAA CTTCTGAGGATGATTCTGAAGACTGA
- the MARCHF7 gene encoding E3 ubiquitin-protein ligase MARCHF7 isoform X8 has protein sequence MESKPSRIPRRISVQASSSSLGSRTLTGSSLAGAYSARETSRRLESGYQESSVLNSSSRDWGIGERDTHETPWKLTTSSPTRYSGTLDHPHSGRFLGSRNRLSTSSSSHFTSGCYGESERTQGAYSRLHSQQRDSDSKRPKLSCTSTSSVRSNGLTAFSDSSWRYSRIPRSSSVMLGSLGTELVRERRELERRTDLSINNLVDHSYRNSDFSSSTYLQDRPASSYAEGARPKENSLSTLRLNASMNRQLPSDHQPSFFNRDSNVSSSRSSYSSRQRRNELESPQRSVQPTFSLTAIRDETPSSSGSERVLSSQRSLNEPAADSEGRRTTRQLLSRLASSMSSTFFSRRSSQDSLHTRSLGSEESTVVPRVQASTLSSSNGAATPEVPGLQTSEASQGFSFLRRRWGLSGVSQNHNSDSDGESYRPDSESRSTGSWLSSSLRNRCTPLFSRRRREGRDESARISTSDTTARSQHIFRRRESVPPTLGSSLSDNLMITVDIIPSGWNQSDGQEIGKSKVSPSRDPERLQKIKESLLLEDSEDEEGDLCRICQMPSASSDNLLIEPCKCTGSLQYVHQECMKKWLQSKINSGSSLEAVTTCELCKEKLHLNLEDFDIHELYRAHANEQADYEFISSGLYLVVLLHLCEQRFSDMLGTASEASTRVRLLRMILKTDAGRTFTLQETNEIAAEMLNWQEHHQRAFGFFALSINA, from the exons GAATCCAGTGTATTGAATAGTTCCAGTAGAGACTGGGGAATTGGAGAAAGAGACACGCATGAAACTCCTTGGAAGCTTACAACATCCTCTCCAACTCGCTACTCAGGGACACTTGATCATCCACATTCTGGAAGATTTTTGGGAAGCAGAAACAGATTG tCTACATCTTCTTCCTCTCATTTTACATCTGGGTGTTATGGTGAGTCTGAGAGAACTCAGGGAGCATATTCAAGACTGCATAGCCAGCAGCGAGACAGTGATTCAAAGAGACCTAAGCTATCGTGTACATCTACCTCTTCTGTGAGAAGTAATGGCTTGACTGCCTTTTCAG attccTCTTGGAGGTACAGCAGGATTCCTAGATCTTCATCAGTGATGCTTGGCTCCCTTGGAACTGAGCTGGTGAGAGAGCGAAGAGAGTTAGAAAGAAGAACGGATCTGTCCATTAATAACCTGGTGGATCACAGCTACAGAAACAGTGACTTTTCGTCTTCAACAT ATCTTCAAGACAGGCCTGCCTCTTCGTATGCAGAGGGAGCAAGACCAAAAGAGAACTCGTTAAGCACTTTGAGGCTGAATGCATCCATGAACCGCCAGTTGCCTTCTGATCATCAGCCATCTTTTTTCAACAGAGACTCTAACGTGAGCTCTTCAAGATCCAGCTATTCTTCAAGACAAAGGAGAAACGAATTGGAATCTCCCCAGAGGAGCGTGCAGCCAACATTTTCTCTCACTGCCATTAGAGATGAAACTCCTTCCTCCAGTGGTTCTGAAAGGGTTTTATCTTCTCAGAGGTCATTGAATGAGCCTGCAGCTGACAGCGAAGGGAGGCGCACAACCAGACAGCTGCTGTCTCGTTTAGCATCTAGTATgtcatctacatttttttctcgAAGGTCTAGCCAAGACTCATTGCATACAAGATCGTTAGGCTCTGAAGAGTCAACAGTGGTCCCAAGAGTCCAAGCTTCTACTCTGTCAAGCAGTAATGGAGCTGCAACTCCAGAAGTTCCAGGACTTCAGACATCTGAAGCTTCTCAGGGATTTAGTTTTCTTAGACGAAGATGGGGTTTATCAGGAGTTTCACAAAATCATAACTCTGATTCAGATGGGGAAAGTTACAGACCAGACTCTGAAAGTAGGAGCACAGGTTCCTGGTTATCATCATCTTTGAGGAACAGATGTACACctcttttttccagaagaagaagagaaggaagagatgaaTCCGCAAGGATCTCTACCTCTGATACAACTGCTAGATCAcaacacattttcagaagaagagAGTCAG TGCCTCCAACACTAGGAAGCAGTCTGTCTGACAATCTTATGATAACTGTAGATATTATTCCCTCTGGCTGGAATCAGTCTGATGGACAAGAAATTGGCAAGTCTAAAGTATCACCTTCAAGAGATCCAGAAAGACTCCAGAAAATTAAAGAGAG CCTGCTTTTAGAAGATTCTGAAGATGAAGAGGGTGACTTATGCAGAATCTGTCAGATGCCCTCTGCAAGTTCTGACAACCTTTTAATAGAGCCATGCAAATGCACTGGAAGTCTGCAGTATGTTCACCAGGAGTGCATGAAAAAATGGCTCCAGTCCAAGATTAATTCAG GTTCTTCTTTGGAAGCAGTAACAACTTGTGAACTGTGCAAGGAGAAGTTGCATCTGAACCTGGAAGACTTTGACATTCATGAACTCTATAGGGCACATGCAAATGAACAA GCAGACTATGAATTTATCAGCTCTGGTCTCTACCTTGTAGTATTGTTACACTTATGTGAGCAGCGCTTTTCTGATATGCTAGGAACTGCAAGTGAGGCCAGCACACGTGTGAGA CTTCTGAGGATGATTCTGAAGACTGATGCTGGTAGAACTTTCACACTGCAAGAGACAAATGAAattgctgcagaaatgctgaaCTGGCAAGAACATCATCAACgtgcatttggtttttttgctctctCAATTAATGCGTAA
- the MARCHF7 gene encoding E3 ubiquitin-protein ligase MARCHF7 isoform X6, producing the protein MESKPSRIPRRISVQASSSSLGSRTLTGSSLAGAYSARETSRRLESGYQSTSSSSHFTSGCYGESERTQGAYSRLHSQQRDSDSKRPKLSCTSTSSVRSNGLTAFSDSSWRYSRIPRSSSVMLGSLGTELVRERRELERRTDLSINNLVDHSYRNSDFSSSTYLQDRPASSYAEGARPKENSLSTLRLNASMNRQLPSDHQPSFFNRDSNVSSSRSSYSSRQRRNELESPQRSVQPTFSLTAIRDETPSSSGSERVLSSQRSLNEPAADSEGRRTTRQLLSRLASSMSSTFFSRRSSQDSLHTRSLGSEESTVVPRVQASTLSSSNGAATPEVPGLQTSEASQGFSFLRRRWGLSGVSQNHNSDSDGESYRPDSESRSTGSWLSSSLRNRCTPLFSRRRREGRDESARISTSDTTARSQHIFRRRESGEETSLEASDSPSRASVSRPPTPAVSGIPTATASPPDSAHSRRSSGILPGSLFRFAVPPTLGSSLSDNLMITVDIIPSGWNQSDGQEIGKSKVSPSRDPERLQKIKESLLLEDSEDEEGDLCRICQMPSASSDNLLIEPCKCTGSLQYVHQECMKKWLQSKINSGSSLEAVTTCELCKEKLHLNLEDFDIHELYRAHANEQADYEFISSGLYLVVLLHLCEQRFSDMLGTASEASTRVRQLLRMILKTDAGRTFTLQETNEIAAEMLNWQEHHQRAFGFFALSINA; encoded by the exons tCTACATCTTCTTCCTCTCATTTTACATCTGGGTGTTATGGTGAGTCTGAGAGAACTCAGGGAGCATATTCAAGACTGCATAGCCAGCAGCGAGACAGTGATTCAAAGAGACCTAAGCTATCGTGTACATCTACCTCTTCTGTGAGAAGTAATGGCTTGACTGCCTTTTCAG attccTCTTGGAGGTACAGCAGGATTCCTAGATCTTCATCAGTGATGCTTGGCTCCCTTGGAACTGAGCTGGTGAGAGAGCGAAGAGAGTTAGAAAGAAGAACGGATCTGTCCATTAATAACCTGGTGGATCACAGCTACAGAAACAGTGACTTTTCGTCTTCAACAT ATCTTCAAGACAGGCCTGCCTCTTCGTATGCAGAGGGAGCAAGACCAAAAGAGAACTCGTTAAGCACTTTGAGGCTGAATGCATCCATGAACCGCCAGTTGCCTTCTGATCATCAGCCATCTTTTTTCAACAGAGACTCTAACGTGAGCTCTTCAAGATCCAGCTATTCTTCAAGACAAAGGAGAAACGAATTGGAATCTCCCCAGAGGAGCGTGCAGCCAACATTTTCTCTCACTGCCATTAGAGATGAAACTCCTTCCTCCAGTGGTTCTGAAAGGGTTTTATCTTCTCAGAGGTCATTGAATGAGCCTGCAGCTGACAGCGAAGGGAGGCGCACAACCAGACAGCTGCTGTCTCGTTTAGCATCTAGTATgtcatctacatttttttctcgAAGGTCTAGCCAAGACTCATTGCATACAAGATCGTTAGGCTCTGAAGAGTCAACAGTGGTCCCAAGAGTCCAAGCTTCTACTCTGTCAAGCAGTAATGGAGCTGCAACTCCAGAAGTTCCAGGACTTCAGACATCTGAAGCTTCTCAGGGATTTAGTTTTCTTAGACGAAGATGGGGTTTATCAGGAGTTTCACAAAATCATAACTCTGATTCAGATGGGGAAAGTTACAGACCAGACTCTGAAAGTAGGAGCACAGGTTCCTGGTTATCATCATCTTTGAGGAACAGATGTACACctcttttttccagaagaagaagagaaggaagagatgaaTCCGCAAGGATCTCTACCTCTGATACAACTGCTAGATCAcaacacattttcagaagaagagAGTCAGGTGAGGAGACCTCTCTTGAAGCATCAGATAGCCCTTCTCGGGCTTCTGTTAGCAGACCACCAACACCTGCAGTATCTGGTATTCCTACAGCTACTGCCTCCCCACCAGATTCAGCCCACAGTAGGAGAAGTTCTGGAATTCTGCCTGGTTCTCTCTTTCGCTTTGCAGTGCCTCCAACACTAGGAAGCAGTCTGTCTGACAATCTTATGATAACTGTAGATATTATTCCCTCTGGCTGGAATCAGTCTGATGGACAAGAAATTGGCAAGTCTAAAGTATCACCTTCAAGAGATCCAGAAAGACTCCAGAAAATTAAAGAGAG CCTGCTTTTAGAAGATTCTGAAGATGAAGAGGGTGACTTATGCAGAATCTGTCAGATGCCCTCTGCAAGTTCTGACAACCTTTTAATAGAGCCATGCAAATGCACTGGAAGTCTGCAGTATGTTCACCAGGAGTGCATGAAAAAATGGCTCCAGTCCAAGATTAATTCAG GTTCTTCTTTGGAAGCAGTAACAACTTGTGAACTGTGCAAGGAGAAGTTGCATCTGAACCTGGAAGACTTTGACATTCATGAACTCTATAGGGCACATGCAAATGAACAA GCAGACTATGAATTTATCAGCTCTGGTCTCTACCTTGTAGTATTGTTACACTTATGTGAGCAGCGCTTTTCTGATATGCTAGGAACTGCAAGTGAGGCCAGCACACGTGTGAGA CAGCTTCTGAGGATGATTCTGAAGACTGATGCTGGTAGAACTTTCACACTGCAAGAGACAAATGAAattgctgcagaaatgctgaaCTGGCAAGAACATCATCAACgtgcatttggtttttttgctctctCAATTAATGCGTAA
- the MARCHF7 gene encoding E3 ubiquitin-protein ligase MARCHF7 isoform X10 has product MESKPSRIPRRISVQASSSSLGSRTLTGSSLAGAYSARETSRRLESGYQSTSSSSHFTSGCYGESERTQGAYSRLHSQQRDSDSKRPKLSCTSTSSVRSNGLTAFSDSSWRYSRIPRSSSVMLGSLGTELVRERRELERRTDLSINNLVDHSYRNSDFSSSTYLQDRPASSYAEGARPKENSLSTLRLNASMNRQLPSDHQPSFFNRDSNVSSSRSSYSSRQRRNELESPQRSVQPTFSLTAIRDETPSSSGSERVLSSQRSLNEPAADSEGRRTTRQLLSRLASSMSSTFFSRRSSQDSLHTRSLGSEESTVVPRVQASTLSSSNGAATPEVPGLQTSEASQGFSFLRRRWGLSGVSQNHNSDSDGESYRPDSESRSTGSWLSSSLRNRCTPLFSRRRREGRDESARISTSDTTARSQHIFRRRESGEETSLEASDSPSRASVSRPPTPAVSGIPTATASPPDSAHSRRSSGILPGSLFRFAVPPTLGSSLSDNLMITVDIIPSGWNQSDGQEIGKSKVSPSRDPERLQKIKESLLLEDSEDEEGDLCRICQMPSASSDNLLIEPCKCTGSLQYVHQECMKKWLQSKINSGSSLEAVTTCELCKEKLHLNLEDFDIHELYRAHANEQADYEFISSGLYLVVLLHLCEQRFSDMLGTASEASTRVRFINLARTLQAHMEDIETASEDDSED; this is encoded by the exons tCTACATCTTCTTCCTCTCATTTTACATCTGGGTGTTATGGTGAGTCTGAGAGAACTCAGGGAGCATATTCAAGACTGCATAGCCAGCAGCGAGACAGTGATTCAAAGAGACCTAAGCTATCGTGTACATCTACCTCTTCTGTGAGAAGTAATGGCTTGACTGCCTTTTCAG attccTCTTGGAGGTACAGCAGGATTCCTAGATCTTCATCAGTGATGCTTGGCTCCCTTGGAACTGAGCTGGTGAGAGAGCGAAGAGAGTTAGAAAGAAGAACGGATCTGTCCATTAATAACCTGGTGGATCACAGCTACAGAAACAGTGACTTTTCGTCTTCAACAT ATCTTCAAGACAGGCCTGCCTCTTCGTATGCAGAGGGAGCAAGACCAAAAGAGAACTCGTTAAGCACTTTGAGGCTGAATGCATCCATGAACCGCCAGTTGCCTTCTGATCATCAGCCATCTTTTTTCAACAGAGACTCTAACGTGAGCTCTTCAAGATCCAGCTATTCTTCAAGACAAAGGAGAAACGAATTGGAATCTCCCCAGAGGAGCGTGCAGCCAACATTTTCTCTCACTGCCATTAGAGATGAAACTCCTTCCTCCAGTGGTTCTGAAAGGGTTTTATCTTCTCAGAGGTCATTGAATGAGCCTGCAGCTGACAGCGAAGGGAGGCGCACAACCAGACAGCTGCTGTCTCGTTTAGCATCTAGTATgtcatctacatttttttctcgAAGGTCTAGCCAAGACTCATTGCATACAAGATCGTTAGGCTCTGAAGAGTCAACAGTGGTCCCAAGAGTCCAAGCTTCTACTCTGTCAAGCAGTAATGGAGCTGCAACTCCAGAAGTTCCAGGACTTCAGACATCTGAAGCTTCTCAGGGATTTAGTTTTCTTAGACGAAGATGGGGTTTATCAGGAGTTTCACAAAATCATAACTCTGATTCAGATGGGGAAAGTTACAGACCAGACTCTGAAAGTAGGAGCACAGGTTCCTGGTTATCATCATCTTTGAGGAACAGATGTACACctcttttttccagaagaagaagagaaggaagagatgaaTCCGCAAGGATCTCTACCTCTGATACAACTGCTAGATCAcaacacattttcagaagaagagAGTCAGGTGAGGAGACCTCTCTTGAAGCATCAGATAGCCCTTCTCGGGCTTCTGTTAGCAGACCACCAACACCTGCAGTATCTGGTATTCCTACAGCTACTGCCTCCCCACCAGATTCAGCCCACAGTAGGAGAAGTTCTGGAATTCTGCCTGGTTCTCTCTTTCGCTTTGCAGTGCCTCCAACACTAGGAAGCAGTCTGTCTGACAATCTTATGATAACTGTAGATATTATTCCCTCTGGCTGGAATCAGTCTGATGGACAAGAAATTGGCAAGTCTAAAGTATCACCTTCAAGAGATCCAGAAAGACTCCAGAAAATTAAAGAGAG CCTGCTTTTAGAAGATTCTGAAGATGAAGAGGGTGACTTATGCAGAATCTGTCAGATGCCCTCTGCAAGTTCTGACAACCTTTTAATAGAGCCATGCAAATGCACTGGAAGTCTGCAGTATGTTCACCAGGAGTGCATGAAAAAATGGCTCCAGTCCAAGATTAATTCAG GTTCTTCTTTGGAAGCAGTAACAACTTGTGAACTGTGCAAGGAGAAGTTGCATCTGAACCTGGAAGACTTTGACATTCATGAACTCTATAGGGCACATGCAAATGAACAA GCAGACTATGAATTTATCAGCTCTGGTCTCTACCTTGTAGTATTGTTACACTTATGTGAGCAGCGCTTTTCTGATATGCTAGGAACTGCAAGTGAGGCCAGCACACGTGTGAGA TTTATTAACCTTGCAAGAACTCTTCAGGCACATATGGAAGATATTGAAA CAGCTTCTGAGGATGATTCTGAAGACTGA
- the MARCHF7 gene encoding E3 ubiquitin-protein ligase MARCHF7 isoform X15: MESKPSRIPRRISVQASSSSLGSRTLTGSSLAGAYSARETSRRLESGYQSTSSSSHFTSGCYGESERTQGAYSRLHSQQRDSDSKRPKLSCTSTSSVRSNGLTAFSDSSWRYSRIPRSSSVMLGSLGTELVRERRELERRTDLSINNLVDHSYRNSDFSSSTYLQDRPASSYAEGARPKENSLSTLRLNASMNRQLPSDHQPSFFNRDSNVSSSRSSYSSRQRRNELESPQRSVQPTFSLTAIRDETPSSSGSERVLSSQRSLNEPAADSEGRRTTRQLLSRLASSMSSTFFSRRSSQDSLHTRSLGSEESTVVPRVQASTLSSSNGAATPEVPGLQTSEASQGFSFLRRRWGLSGVSQNHNSDSDGESYRPDSESRSTGSWLSSSLRNRCTPLFSRRRREGRDESARISTSDTTARSQHIFRRRESVPPTLGSSLSDNLMITVDIIPSGWNQSDGQEIGKSKVSPSRDPERLQKIKESLLLEDSEDEEGDLCRICQMPSASSDNLLIEPCKCTGSLQYVHQECMKKWLQSKINSGSSLEAVTTCELCKEKLHLNLEDFDIHELYRAHANEQADYEFISSGLYLVVLLHLCEQRFSDMLGTASEASTRVRFINLARTLQAHMEDIETASEDDSED; this comes from the exons tCTACATCTTCTTCCTCTCATTTTACATCTGGGTGTTATGGTGAGTCTGAGAGAACTCAGGGAGCATATTCAAGACTGCATAGCCAGCAGCGAGACAGTGATTCAAAGAGACCTAAGCTATCGTGTACATCTACCTCTTCTGTGAGAAGTAATGGCTTGACTGCCTTTTCAG attccTCTTGGAGGTACAGCAGGATTCCTAGATCTTCATCAGTGATGCTTGGCTCCCTTGGAACTGAGCTGGTGAGAGAGCGAAGAGAGTTAGAAAGAAGAACGGATCTGTCCATTAATAACCTGGTGGATCACAGCTACAGAAACAGTGACTTTTCGTCTTCAACAT ATCTTCAAGACAGGCCTGCCTCTTCGTATGCAGAGGGAGCAAGACCAAAAGAGAACTCGTTAAGCACTTTGAGGCTGAATGCATCCATGAACCGCCAGTTGCCTTCTGATCATCAGCCATCTTTTTTCAACAGAGACTCTAACGTGAGCTCTTCAAGATCCAGCTATTCTTCAAGACAAAGGAGAAACGAATTGGAATCTCCCCAGAGGAGCGTGCAGCCAACATTTTCTCTCACTGCCATTAGAGATGAAACTCCTTCCTCCAGTGGTTCTGAAAGGGTTTTATCTTCTCAGAGGTCATTGAATGAGCCTGCAGCTGACAGCGAAGGGAGGCGCACAACCAGACAGCTGCTGTCTCGTTTAGCATCTAGTATgtcatctacatttttttctcgAAGGTCTAGCCAAGACTCATTGCATACAAGATCGTTAGGCTCTGAAGAGTCAACAGTGGTCCCAAGAGTCCAAGCTTCTACTCTGTCAAGCAGTAATGGAGCTGCAACTCCAGAAGTTCCAGGACTTCAGACATCTGAAGCTTCTCAGGGATTTAGTTTTCTTAGACGAAGATGGGGTTTATCAGGAGTTTCACAAAATCATAACTCTGATTCAGATGGGGAAAGTTACAGACCAGACTCTGAAAGTAGGAGCACAGGTTCCTGGTTATCATCATCTTTGAGGAACAGATGTACACctcttttttccagaagaagaagagaaggaagagatgaaTCCGCAAGGATCTCTACCTCTGATACAACTGCTAGATCAcaacacattttcagaagaagagAGTCAG TGCCTCCAACACTAGGAAGCAGTCTGTCTGACAATCTTATGATAACTGTAGATATTATTCCCTCTGGCTGGAATCAGTCTGATGGACAAGAAATTGGCAAGTCTAAAGTATCACCTTCAAGAGATCCAGAAAGACTCCAGAAAATTAAAGAGAG CCTGCTTTTAGAAGATTCTGAAGATGAAGAGGGTGACTTATGCAGAATCTGTCAGATGCCCTCTGCAAGTTCTGACAACCTTTTAATAGAGCCATGCAAATGCACTGGAAGTCTGCAGTATGTTCACCAGGAGTGCATGAAAAAATGGCTCCAGTCCAAGATTAATTCAG GTTCTTCTTTGGAAGCAGTAACAACTTGTGAACTGTGCAAGGAGAAGTTGCATCTGAACCTGGAAGACTTTGACATTCATGAACTCTATAGGGCACATGCAAATGAACAA GCAGACTATGAATTTATCAGCTCTGGTCTCTACCTTGTAGTATTGTTACACTTATGTGAGCAGCGCTTTTCTGATATGCTAGGAACTGCAAGTGAGGCCAGCACACGTGTGAGA TTTATTAACCTTGCAAGAACTCTTCAGGCACATATGGAAGATATTGAAA CAGCTTCTGAGGATGATTCTGAAGACTGA